A window of Pseudomonadales bacterium contains these coding sequences:
- a CDS encoding 4Fe-4S binding protein: MAYKIVASQCTGCSACEPECPNVAIYEKDGVFVINPKKCTECIGYFDDPQCVAVCPVDNTCVIDGAQPRYQARA; the protein is encoded by the coding sequence ATGGCTTACAAGATTGTCGCATCGCAATGCACCGGCTGTTCGGCCTGTGAACCCGAGTGCCCCAATGTCGCGATCTATGAAAAGGATGGGGTCTTTGTCATCAACCCCAAAAAGTGCACCGAATGCATCGGCTACTTCGATGATCCGCAGTGTGTGGCGGTCTGTCCGGTGGACAACACCTGCGTCATCGACGGCGCCCAGCCGCGCTACCAGGCCAGAGCATGA
- a CDS encoding iron-sulfur cluster assembly accessory protein: MNITLTAAAEKFMQRMVRFGGEGVTGFRLQVSPGGCSGVTSEFSVEQSPRQGDAVLECNGFKLFLPVESRLLLEGATVGFAETATESGLTFRNVAGAGNCSSTTATPAVAVSAIVRRVQPNGQ, translated from the coding sequence GTGAACATCACCCTGACGGCAGCAGCCGAAAAATTCATGCAGCGCATGGTCCGCTTCGGCGGCGAGGGCGTGACCGGCTTTCGGTTGCAGGTGAGCCCGGGCGGCTGCTCGGGCGTCACCAGTGAGTTCAGTGTGGAGCAGTCACCCCGGCAGGGTGATGCCGTGCTGGAGTGCAACGGCTTCAAGCTGTTTCTGCCGGTCGAGAGCCGGCTTCTGCTCGAAGGCGCCACCGTCGGCTTTGCCGAAACGGCCACCGAGTCGGGCCTGACCTTCCGCAACGTCGCCGGAGCCGGCAATTGCAGCAGCACGACGGCCACTCCCGCGGTGGCGGTCTCCGCCATCGTCCGCCGCGTTCAACCGAATGGGCAGTGA